The Castor canadensis chromosome 12, mCasCan1.hap1v2, whole genome shotgun sequence genome contains the following window.
GTGTTAAAGCCCCGAACTCCAAGCCCTATTGAGGACAAGGGCCTGGAACGTGGGGCAGATGCTGTCGCAGCCTCTGCTCAGGTACTGCCCCAGCTTTACTCATGTGGTTAGGGCACCTGAGTGCAGGAAAGGAAGACACCAACCTCATGGAGGGGTGGTCTTAGCACATGCACTGGAGGTCCCTGGAGCATGGTCACTGGTCTTTGGTGTTCATGTGTGTAGCTTCAACTGCAAGCATCATCTGTATTGTAGGCACGTCACCCACTCATCTTTTCATCTGTTTAATAAATAATTCATTGCCTCCCCACAAACCATGTGCCAGATCTGGCACTAACAACTGTGATACAAAGCTGGGTAAAACACAAGTTCTGCCCTTGAGAAGCTTGGCCTTTTGGTAGAGAGATGTCAGGAGACAGCAACACAGAAAGGGACATGGCTGTGGAAGGGATTTCAAGTGCAAAGGCAACAGATAGACACTCAGACCAGGAGAGGTGGTAGTTCTTGGAAGAAGCAATATTTGGAcaagtccttttctttttggcaatactggggtttgaattcagggcctcaatcttgctaggcaagcattctaccacttgagccacagctccacacttttttgctttagtttattttttagataggttctctcactttacccaggccagcctcagacagtgattcTCTTGCTtctacctgctgagtagctgggaatagaTGTGTGCTGCCACACcagctttatttttgagataaggtttcactaattttttcccCCTGGTTAgtcttgaacctctatcctcctatctctacctcctgagtagctggaattataagcatatgccaccatgcctagactTAGACAAATCTTAAAGGACCATTTTGTATTTGAGAGGCAAAGGGCAGGGCTGGAGTGGTGTGGGGTGGGTGCGATTGACATCCAGATGGTAGAAGACACAGGGAAAGGGAGGGGCGGAAGGCTGTGGGAAGGCAGGGTGAGCGAGCCGTTAGGCCTGGAGAATGGTGAGGCCTTAGGCCTGGGGTGTAGGGTGGCAATGAGGCTGGGTCCGAATGCCTTGCTAAGGATTTGACTTTGGAAGGTTTGGTCTGGTGGAAGTGTGGAAAATGGATGCCCGAGGTTTGACCTGGACAGTGAGAAAGAACCCTTCACTGAGAGAAGGCTCTAGACTGTTAGGGAAGGCAGAGGTGAGAGACTGTGGCTGGGGGACATCCACAGAAGATGTCTAGTGTGTGACTGTATCAGTCTAACCTTGAAGAGAAATCCCAGGCTGGAGAGGTAGACCATCATAGGCTGGTGATGGTTAAGGTCACAGCCTGCATGCCATGACCAGGAAAGACCCCTGAGGGACCCTAGCACTCAGGAGCTGGGCAGAAGAGGAGGATCATGAAGAGGCTGAGAAGGGAAGATCAGGGAGGCGGGTGAGAGAATGAGGTAATGAAAACCCAGGGTGGTATTCCCAGACGGGAGGAGCCAGCAGTACCCAGTGCTGCAGGAAGGCCCATGTGATGAAGAATGTCCCCCACATTAGCAGTAAGAAGGTCATCGTCAGGAGCAATTTCAGTGGCAGTATGGGTTGAAGTTAGCTCTCAGAGGGTGAGGAGTGAAGGGGGCTGAGGCCTGTGTGAGCTGGGAAAGCTGTGTTCTGTTTGTTGTCTGTCAGGTGCTGGATGCCCATACTCTGCGTGTTAGTTTCTCACTATGTATCTGTGTGAGCCTCACCTAACCCAGGGGTTCCACTTTCATATCTCCTGTCCCTCTCGGTGGGCTTCCTTGATGGTAGAGGGTGACAGAGCTGCTCAAGGGCACTTAGGGCTCCAGATTCTCAGTCAAGGCCTCCAGACCATTGTGAGGCCATGTTTTGGGGAGCAAGATggcagcatttgaactcaggcctcagctGTGACAAATCTAAGACCAtggtgttttgtcactgagatcCCACCAACTTCTATTCTCTCTCCTATACTGAGATGAGCACAGAATACTAGGGCTGACGAGGCCCCACATCTTAAGGCCAGCCCTCCAGTAATCGGAGGGCCAACGTGGGACAGTGATTTGCCTGCATGCTGGCTGAGGGGTGCCCACGTGTTCTGACCCCAGTAGGCAGAAACTCTGCATGAAGCAAGAGGCCCAGAGTCCCGCGCTCAGGTCAAGAGGCCTAAGCAGCCAATGTACCTTAGAAAGTCAATCACAGCCAGAGACACACCAGGCCCCTCAATTGTCCATGGCTTCTCTTAGAACCCATCCTGGAGGCCCTCATGGAGCTGCATCTTCCCCTTCCCCACAGGTACCAAGGCCATGTCCCCGGTGTGGCCTTTGCCTTCGGCGCCTCCTACGGCACCAACACCTTCAGGTACTTCCAGGACCACCGCaatgcagccatggagaagaactTCACGTGCTTCAGCAGAGGTAGCAGCTTCCCCACCGTCTTCTCCTCCGACCGGACCCTGGCGATACGTGGCCGATCGCACACCAGGGACCACTGGCTCTACCTGCCGAGCGACACCCACTTCAACCTAGACAGCGACGGCTCCGAACAGCTCAATCACTTCTACCAGGTGAGCTGCCTCGCCCCCCTCGGCTCTGCCCCAGGCCAGGGAAGGTGATGTGACCCAGGGGGAGCCACACCACTACAAAGTGCTTTATTTGCCTTTTCAGCCCCTGGGCCAGCACGGAACTTGGGGAATCTGGCTAGAGGAATGGGGGTCAGGACTCTGACTCCCTCTTTTCCCCCTGCCCTAGGGACACTGGCGGCTCTGTCCTGGCTCATCCCCACTGCCAGGGGAGCTGGGGGCTTTCAGGAATGTTCTGGCTCCTACAGGACTGTCCCCTGAGTAAAAGGCCAAGGACTTATCCACATGAGCCCCCCACCTGGGTCCAACCTACCGATTTACCCACCTGGACCCTGGTGCCCACTCACTCTCCCCATCTCCATGTCCCCTGAGGGTGTACCCCCGGTCAGGCTCAGCCCAAACTGCCCGGGGGTGGGGCGGAGAAGAGGATGGAGGTCACCACCCACACCCCTATTGATCTGCCCCTCTGGCTTGTGAAGCATCACCGGTACACCACAGACATCCAGGGAACTGAGCCTGCCCTTGTCTCCTCTGCCATGCTCCTGGAGCCTTGTTCTTGAGGCCACCTTTTTCTTACAATCATCTCTCCCAGCTTGGTTGCCAAGGCATAGACACTGACAGTGTGAGGGACTTGTCTGAGGAAGGCAGCTTCCTCAGGAGGGCAGATGAGGTGATGCCCTTGGACTCAGAGGAGTGTGTGGCCATCTCAGTGAGTCTGTGGCAACCTGTCCCTCCATCCTGGCTCTCACACAGAACCTCCCCAtccaggagggaaggagaggaggcagCAGATCCATGCCAAGCTCCCATTGTGTGTGTGCAGACAGAGGTATGCACACACCTGCTGAACTGGGGTTTCTGACCTGGTCCCAGatgcttcctgtctcactctgTGCAGCaaagctggtgtgtgtgtgtgtggggggggagtcATTTTCTCCACTAGGCAGACAGGTACCGGAGActcagaaagtacatcaactggTTAGCAGTTGAGCTGGGGCCCGGAAACTCTGGGGACTCCTTCAGGGGTGTTAGGGGAGACTGCCTATCCCTGCCTAGGTACAGCTGGATGCAGATCGCACACTAACAACCTGTTGTCTCTTCCCGGGTCGGGGTATAGGCAGTGCAGCAGCATCGGAAGCACTACCGAGACAAGACTGGCACGGTACCTTGCGTCCCCTACTTCGTGCTGCCTGTGAGGGAGCAAGAACgacaccccctccccaccaacCTGTGAGTGTCTGCCCGCCATGCCATCAACAAACACCCATCCACACAGCACCTGCTCCCACAAGCGCCTGTAGAGCACCAGACTGACAAACCAGTTAATGACCTTGCCCTTGAGTGCCTGCAGAACTGACAGCGGTTACAGAGCAAGCGGCGCTGGGCGCTAGCAGTCTCTGGAGCGATGCCAGAAACCTGAATGGGCAGAATCAGAAAGAGCGCTTTCTCAGCCAAATGTGCTGGGACTTTGGGAGCACACCCCATAACCTGTGCTGGCTGGAATCTGCAGACTGCTCCCCCTGATAGGGTGGCCTTGAGGCTGCGTGGGTCCAAATGCCAAGTGCTGCTACACAAGGAGCTTCTGCCCTCTAGTGGACACACAGGGAACTACACCGAGCCAGGAATCTTCCCCAACCCCGCCCAGACTGAACCCTGTTTGGAAGGGTCTGGGAATGGATTCCCTCACCAGgggcttgaaaatattttgacagtCCAACTCGTCAGCTGGCAAAATGTGAAAGTTCCTGCAGCCCGTCCCTCATGGCTGCTATTATCTGGGTGAGCTTCTTTTCCCAAGGAAGATCTGCTCTTCCCTCAAGATGACTCTTGTCGTGCCACACAGGCACTGGGATTACCTAGTCCACATCCTGGTGTCCTGTGGCTGGGGTAAGACTGTGGCTGGCACCTGGGCTTATAACCTCCCGGCTTATTCCTCACCCTGCTCTCTTAATCCTCTCTCTTGGTCTGGGGAGGTCAGTGACAGATTTTAGGATTCCAATCCTTACTTGCCTCTGAAGCCTTACCTTCCCCAGTCTGTCCCAGATAAAGCAGTAGTTGTTCCTATACAGTTTAATGAACTTTAAAGATGCAACTTTCCTgtcattaaaaatacttttctgaaAGACAGATGGGTCTGTTTTATAAAtagagaaactgaggtccagtGAGCATCTCAGGGGCTGGTGCTGGGTGGCCTGGTGGTTGGAGGCTGGGCTTGGAAAGGGACCCAACTCGGAGACCATCTCCATCTTCCAAGTTACCACCTGCACTGTGTGAAACAGCTCTGCATCAGTGTATCCCTGGAGACAGAACCTCTCCTGGGGACAGGTCTCCTCCAGAAACCTTGCCAGGATGTAACCTTCCTCTAGCTGCAGGTCTCCAGCTCTCTTCTTTCTCCAAATTCCTCAGCAGTCTGTACTGCTAACAGTTTCATGATGGACAACAGAGGACTGAGTAGGTGGTCAGGCATAAGAGGGTCAGGgatcagctctgtggcctggggaaAATCTCTCCCTTCTGAAGTTTCATCACCACCATTGCCACCACCACCATTATAACAGCCACAATCATcacaaccaccaccatcaccaccattatcaccaccatcaccatcaccattatcaccatcaccaccattgtcACTGTCATCGCCATcactatcatcaccaccatcaccattgcCACTATCACCATTACCAttaccaccatcactaccattgCCATCGTCTTCATCACCATCACCCTCACCATCACCCtcaccatcactaccatccaTCACCATCACTCAAGTGTTTGCTCCTTGTCCAGCATTGTGTCAAGTGCTTTATATGCATGACATCATTTACTACTCAAAGCAAAGCTAAGCGAGCAATAAGAACATCAATCCTTTGTTTTGTGGGTTCACTTCCAGCGGGAGACAGGACCAGAATTTATGCCCTGTCTTTCTGACAGCTGTGTCTTCACTCTTAACCACAGTACTGCTGTGCAAATACAAGTCAACTTTTCTCTTGTCAGGCACTCAGCAGATGTCACACTGATGAGCAGCCAGGGGGGCCAACAGGGCTAAAAGTGGGTGCAAGGGTCTATGGTCTGCAttcttcaccctccctccctgGCAAACTGCCTGATGATGGCTCCATCCTCCCCTCCAGGCCTCCTCTGAGCCCGAAGAAGAAGTGGCACCTTTTAAGAGTCTCCCCTGGCAATGTGAAGACCTACCAGACCTTCCCATCGGGGAAGAGGGTCTCCTTGCAAGAGCGTCAGAAGCGGGACTGCTACTTTGAGTTCAGAGCGTGAAACTGGATGGCTGGGAGCCTTGGCCCTGACAAAATTGGCACGTGTGCAATAAAATCTTTAGCCATGACCCCCTACATAACTCTCTTCTGGGTCCTAGGGACATGTATGTCACAATGGCAGGACAGTGCCCCTGGGATCAGTCAGCACCATGTCTTAAGAGCTTTTGGAATGCTCAGACCAAGGGATTCAAGCCGAGAGAAAAAATGCCCAGGGCGGGGCAGATGGGGCTGAGGAGTGTCAGGCTCCCAAGTCTTCCCAAGTGTCACTTAGGTATGGAGACCACTCATCTGTCTCCACTGGGATAATGGAAGAGGCCTGAGTGTCCCATGTCTGCTGTACTGAACAGCTGCAGTGGCTGTGAGATGGGAAGGAACTCTCAGGGGAGCCCTCGCTCAGCATCATTTGGTCTACATGACAACTTGTGAATAAGGTGCTATTACCCCCCACACTGATGAAAAGACATGGAGCTTCAGAGAGGTTTAGAAAGTTGCCCAAGCTAACAGAGAAAGATGTGACAAAGCTAGGTTTAAACTCGTCATCTGTTGGACTCCCAAGCCCTGGTTTTCCCACTATACACCCTGCTTGTGGTCAAAATAGAGACCAAGGGAGCAGCCTTTGGGCCCCTGAAAGATGCTGTAGGTGGGGCAGTGTCTGAAAGATGGAACCATGTGAAGCAACCTCTTCCTGAATTCTGCCAGACTAGCAGGGACAGGCTGACTTGACATCTACCCCTGAGACTGTTCTAGAAGGGAGTGGGAGGGACCCAGGACTAAGCCATTCTTCTAGGAAGCTCTGTTTCAGGACCAGGTGCCTAAGCCACATGCCTGGGTAACCTTGAAGGTTCCAAAGCGTCCACTCTCACCAGGCTGCTGCTTCCCACCTCCTAGGAAGCTCTGACTATGGACAGAGGGCAGGACATGAGTGACAACCTCTTGGTGGGCAGGCTCTAGGATGGGGAACTCAGGCCAGGAGGGCACCCACACCACAGGACCTCCCCAGCATTCCAAAATGCTCTGAATTGGATCAAGGGGACTCCATCAAGCAATAGGGCCCTTACTTACCCTGAATGGGTGATTCAGGACCTGAAGGTGAGATGTCCACAGCGGGGTTCAAGTACACGTGCAGGTGAAACAGCCCTTCCTCCTTAGCTAATGGCAAGCCACCTCCCCCAGCACAGTGTAAATAAGAAAAACCATGTGCCCATTGGGTGGGCATTTGACAGCTCTCAGAAGTTCCCATGAGGGGCTTCTCCTGTGTTCCAGAGGCCCTGACCAACTAGACCCCAAAATGCTCCTGGAGTGTCCAAATTCATTCCAGAACTTGGCTGAAGAGCAAAGCAAATAAGCCTTGATTTCTGGTCACATATGGTCTCATCCCAAGGGCCTATGGGTGCCAAGAGGGGCCAGGATGTCTTCTTCATGGGGGTGAGAACAGGGAAGCCAGGCGCCAGCTGGAATGACAGCTATGTGCACATCTCTATGCTGCTCTGCCCTGGGAGATGCAGGGTGAAGGGTtccagagaagagaagaagatgAATAACTTTCCTAATGAACTTTGTTCCATTTGGCCTGGCCCTGGCTCTTGACAAGGGTTGAGATTGGAACTCTGTCTTCAAAAAGATTGCCATCCCAGCTTGCTTCGAGATGTTGGCAAACTTAAGCCCTAGAAGGAGCGGTTCTTAACACAAAGTCCCTGTGTACAACCTGCTTTCAAAAAGTGATGGGCTGAGGGGTAAAGAAAacacttttcttttgctttatttaggGAACAATATTTTAGAGGTGAGGGAGGGACAGGGATAAAGTCATACTCCACAGCAGATCCCCCCAGTGCCTGGGGGCAGGTCTATTCCAATGGTCCCCCTTCAGGATGCTGGGTCAGGCGTTTGTAGACAAGTCAGCATCCCCAGAAGTGAATCCGAAAGGAACTGAAAGAAAGAATTCTATGAAGTACCTAGAGCCTATAGTTCTAAGGGGCCCACTGACTCTGGGCTCACCCCAGAGTCCTGTAggtccccaccctggcccatcTCTCATGTCCCTTTCTCTGGGAAGTGGTCCAAACCAACACAAACCCTTccttaaacttttatttattattatttttaaaaaaaatttcagcatCACAAAAATGCAATGTTTGTCAGAACCTTGTGGTGCTAGAcccaatggaaagagatgaggttgattcagagagaaatgcaaGGCAGATAGGATCCCAGCTTCAATGCTGGGCTGTTGTGGAGGAAGAGAAATTACCTTTGGTTGGGGTGGTCCCAAGTGTGGACCCTCAAAGGGTCACCAGACACAGCCATGTTGGAGTGGGGAGCCCTCATCTCCTTCCAAGTGATTGGAGGAGGAGTGAGCCCCTGACCTAGCTGGCCAGCTGGATTCCCCCTCTCTGGGAATTCAGAGTCAGAGCTGAGACATTACTTAGGAGTCAATGAAGGTCACTGATCATCAAAGAGATGTAAACTGATCACTATAGGGAGGAGGCCATGATGGTCTTGTGTCCAGCAGAGATTGCTGGTTTGTAGTGTAAAGCTAAGGGTGGAGaatgaggaagggaaaagagatgaCATGGAGAGAGgtgtgagggagggagaaggaggaatggGGGGGgcgggaagagagagagagagagaggaga
Protein-coding sequences here:
- the Cimip2c gene encoding ciliary microtubule inner protein 2C, yielding MASRSVGTLLSEFNAAYVPPALMPGYQGHVPGVAFAFGASYGTNTFRYFQDHRNAAMEKNFTCFSRGSSFPTVFSSDRTLAIRGRSHTRDHWLYLPSDTHFNLDSDGSEQLNHFYQAVQQHRKHYRDKTGTVPCVPYFVLPVREQERHPLPTNLPPLSPKKKWHLLRVSPGNVKTYQTFPSGKRVSLQERQKRDCYFEFRA